One region of Oryza glaberrima chromosome 7, OglaRS2, whole genome shotgun sequence genomic DNA includes:
- the LOC127778751 gene encoding DIMBOA UDP-glucosyltransferase BX8-like has product MATQEREPERQPHAGRRVALFPLPFQGHLSPMLQLADLLRARGLAVTVLHTRSNAPDPARHRHGPDLAFLPIHEAALPEEATSPGADIVAQLLALNAACEAPFRDALASLLPGVACAVVDGQWYAALGAAARLGVPALALRTDSAATFRSMLAFPRLRDAGFIPIQGERLDEAVPELEPLRVRDLIRVDGCETEALCGFIARVADAMRDSASGVVVNTFDAIEASELGKIEAELSKPTFAVGPLHKLTTARTAAEQYRHFVRLYGPDRACLAWLDAHPPRSVLYVSLGSVACIDHDMFDEMAWGLAASGVPFLWVNRPGSVRGCMPALPYGVDVSRGKIVPWAPQRDVLAHPAIGGFWTHCGWNSTLESVCEGVPMLARPCFADQTVNARYVTHQWGVGLELGEVFDRDRVAVAVRKLMVGEEGAAMRETARRLKIQANQCVAATLAIDNLVKYICSL; this is encoded by the exons ATGGCCACGCAAGAACGGGAACCCGAACGGCAAccccacgccggccgccgcgtcgcgctgTTCCCGCTGCCGTTCCAGGGCCACCTGAGCCCCATGCTCCAGCTCGCCGATCTCCTCCGCGCGCGGGGGCTCGCCGTCACCGTCCTCCACACGCGCTCCAACGCGCCCGACccggcgcgccaccgccacgggcCGGACCTCGCCTTCCTCCCCATCCACGAGGCGGCGCTCCCCGAGGAGGCCACCTCCCCTGGCGCCGACATCGTCGCGCAGCTCCTCGCGCTCAACGCCGCCTGCGAGGCCCCGTTCCGGGACGCCCTGGCGTCGCTGCTCCCCGGCGTGGCGTGCGCCGTGGTGGACGGGCAGTGGTACGCGGCGCTGGGCGCGGCGGCCCGGCTCGGCGTACCCGCGCTCGCGCTCCGGACGGACAGCGCCGCCACGTTCCGCAGCATGCTCGCCTTCCCGCGGCTGCGCGACGCCGGATTCATCCCAATCCAAG GCGAGCGGCTGGATGAGGCGGTGCCGGAGCTGGAGCCGCTCCGGGTGCGAGACCTGATCCGCGTCGACGGCTGCGAGACGGAGGCGCTGTGCGGCTTCATCGCCCGCGTCGCCGACGCGATGCGGGATTCGGCGTCTGGGGTCGTCGTCAACACGTTCGACGCCATCGAGGCGTCGGAACTGGGCAAGATCGAGGCCGAGCTGTCCAAGCCAACCTTCGCCGTCGGGCCGCTGCACAAGCTCAccacggcgaggacggcggcggagcagtACCGCCATTTCGTGCGCCTGTACGGTCCGGACCGCGCCTGCCTCGCGTGGCTGGACGCGCACCCGCCGCGCTCCGTGCTGTACGTGAGCCTGGGGAGCGTCGCCTGCATCGACCACGACATGTTCGACGAAATGGCGTGGGGTCTCGCCGCCAGCGGCGTGCCGTTCCTCTGGGTCAACCGGCCCGGCTCCGTCCGCGGCTGTATGCCAGCGCTACCCTACGGGGTCGACGTGAGCAGGGGCAAGATCGTGCCATGGGCGCCGCAGAGGGACGTCCTGGCGCACCCGGCCATCGGCGGGTTCTGgacgcactgcgggtggaactcgacgctggagAGCGTCTGTGAGGGGGTGCCCATGCTCGCGCGGCCGTGCTTCGCCGACCAGACGGTGAACGCGAGGTACGTGACGCACCAGTGGGGCGTCGGGCTGGAGCTCGGCGAGGTGTTCGACCGGGACCGCGTCGCCGTGGCGGTGAGGAAGCTGATGGTTGGGGAAGAAGGCGCCGCGATGAGGGAGACAGCGCGTCGCCTGAAAATCCAGGCGAATCAATGCGTCGCTGCGACTCTCGCCATTGACAATCTAGTTAAGTACATTTGTTCGCTGTGA
- the LOC127780660 gene encoding uncharacterized protein LOC127780660: MAIEMGKRKRPVDDGGDSSEPELPADIIAHITGRLTSQIDFLNCRNVCPSWERALRGEARRLAAAVERVPWLLLAAKADGSYLGRRQAGDVAAVQLPGRHVRLGRREICLGCSSGWLVVANDFGYARLVNPLTAATAPLPPLWRLPYLDAAHGYDGCVGSFLYVDEHHRGGPGVAFSFDGLCDLVLLKAVVIDISDGGATVAVLYRREREFAMARTGQRSWRLVNNKLDGIVDMARHGDGKLYTVHLSGKVARWKFDCNVRRSPEILESVLVIDSPYHYVVKADNNVNAITMSREYEHDHRDRAGECCYLVGAPRGTLYLLKRVYKHKQVGSDGGGGGRTQRTTATFHVWHLTWASNGGMEWPATMDGAAIYHNLATFVSYTGVVCVGKRDADAVLAGGAVYFTEDAAGYAGAAMAEDFGVRRINIRRQKSRRITRMTRLDDESMKRIKDKLEDEESEEVKPLGRCMNWPPPFWFIPSLDDSLGAAPPGK, from the coding sequence ATGGCGATCGAGATGGGAAAGCGGAAGCGGCcggtggacgacggcggcgactcaTCCGAGCCCGAGCTCCCCGCCGACATCATCGCCCACATCACCGGCCGCCTCACCTCGCAGATCGACTTCCTCAACTGCCGCAACGTCTGCCCGTCCTGGGAGCGCGCGCTGCGCGGCgaggcgcgccgcctcgccgccgcggtggagcGCGTCCCGTggctgctcctcgccgccaaGGCCGATGGCTCCTACCTCGGCCGCCGTCAAGCGGGTGACGTCGCGGCTGTGCAGCTCCCCGGCCGCCACGtgcgcctcggccgccgcgagATCTGCCTCGGGTGCTCGTCCGGGTGGCTCGTCGTGGCGAACGACTTCGGGTACGCGCGCCTCGTCAACccgctcaccgccgccaccgcgccgctcccgccgctctgGAGGCTGCCCTACCTCGACGCCGCCCACGGCTACGACGGGTGCGTCGGTAGCTTCCTGTACGTGGATGAACACCACCGCGGCGGGCCGGGCGTGGCGTTCTCGTTCGACGGCCTCTGCGACCTCGTCCTGCTCAAGGCCGTCGTCATCGACatcagcgacggcggcgccaccgtcgccgtcctgtacaggagggagagggagttcGCCATGGCACGCACGGGCCAGCGCTCGTGGCGTCTCGTCAACAACAAGCTGGACGGAATCGTCGACATGGCGAGGCACGGGGACGGCAAGCTCTACACGGTGCACCTCTCCGGCAAGGTCGCGCGCTGGAAGTTCGACTGCAACGTCCGCAGGTCGCCGGAGATTCTCGAGTCAGTGCTGGTCATCGACTCGCCCTACCACTACGTCGTCAAGGCGGACAACAACGTCAACGCCATCACCATGTCCCGGGAATACGAACACGACCACCGCGACCGCGCCGGCGAGTGCTGCTACCTCGTCGGAGCGCCGCGCGGCACGCTCTACCTCCTCAAGCGGGTGTACAAGCACAAGCAggtcggcagcgacggcggcggcggaggccggacGCAGCGCACCACGGCGACGTTCCACGTCTGGCACCTGACATGGGCCAGCAACGGCGGCATGGAGTGGCCGGCCACCATGGACGGCGCCGCCATCTACCATAACCTGGCGACGTTCGTCAGCTACACCGGCGTGGTGTGCGTCGGCAAGAgggacgccgacgccgtgctCGCCGGTGGCGCCGTGTACTTCACCGAGGACGCCGCCGgctacgccggcgccgccatggcggaGGACTTCGGCGTGAGGAGGATCAACATCAGGAGGCAAAAAAGCAGGAGGATCACGAGGATGACGCGGTTAGACGACGAGTCGATGAAGAGGATCAAGGACAAGTTGGAGGATGAGGAGAGCGAGGAGGTGAAGCCGCTCGGGCGATGCATGAACTGGCCTCCTCCGTTTTGGTTCATCCCAAGTCTTGATGATAGCCTTGGAGCTGCGCCGCCGGGGAAGTAA